Sequence from the Streptosporangium brasiliense genome:
GGGAGTCGCGGAGGGTCTGGTGCGGGTCCTGAAAGTGGTTCCGGAGGGTCTGATGCGGGAGTCCTGAAAGGCTCGACGTGGGAGTCCTGAAAGGCCCTGACATGGGGTCTCGACGGGCTCCGGCGGGCGGGTTCCGGAACGGACCCTCTCCCGCCCGCCCCGACGTGCCGGCGGGCAGGTGCGCCGCAGGCGGGCGGGCGGGAGACGGCGGGCGGGAGAGCGGGAGCCGGGCGGGAATTCCCGCCGACGATCGGGCGGTTGGAGGTGACGTGGGGGACGCACTCGATCGACTTCTGGAGGGCCGGCGGCTGTCGCCTGTGCAGCGGCGGATCGCGCGCTACCTCGACGACCACCTGGCCGAGGCCATCTTCCTGTCCAGTGTGGAGCTGGCCGAGCGGGCCGGGGTGAGCCAGCCGTCGGTGACCAGGTTCGCCATGGTGCTCGGTTTCGCGGGATACCCCGAGCTCAGGCAGGCGCTGCGGCCCTTCGTCATGGGCGAGCGGAGCCCGTCGCGGGCCAACGACCTGCAGACCGCGATCGACGTGGAGATCGAGAATCTGCGGAGGGTCCGAGAGGGGCTGAACGACCCGTCGTCCATCGCGGAGCTGGGCGCCGGTCTGGCCGGGTGCGAGCCGCTGCCGGTGCTCGGACTGCGGGTGTCGAGCGGGCTGGCCACCACCTTCGCCTACTTCGCCCGCCGGATCCACCCCGACGTCCGGCTGCTGACCCACGGCGGCTCCGAGCTGGCCGACGGCCTGCACGCCGCGCGGCGGGCGGGGGCGGGCTGGCTGGTCGCGGTGGTGCTGCCCCGCTATCCGGCCGAGGCCGTACAGGCCCTCGCCGACGCCAGGGAGCTGGGCCTGCGGACGGCGGTGATCACCGACCGGCCGGACGTGCCGTTCGAGGCCGACGTGATCCTGGACGCCCCGGTCGGCGAGCGGCTGGTGTTCGACTCGCACGCGGCGCCGCTCGCCCTGGCCATGGTGCTGGTGGAGGCCATGGCGGACGCGGCGCCGCTGCGGACGCAGGCCCGGCTGGAGGAGTACGAACGGATGACCGACCAGGCCGGGGTCTTCGTCGACCGGCCGGCCACACCGCGCTGAACGGCCGACCACCCGCCGGCCGCGTACCTGACCTCACCGCGTACCTGACCTCACAGGGCGGTACGGCTAGCCGGCGAGCTTGCGCAGCGAGCGGACCGACCAGGTCAGGGCGAGCGCGCCGAGCACGAGGAAGACGCCGAAGGCCACCGGGACCGTGCCGTCGGACAGGTCGCCGGCGAACAGGGAACGGCCCGCCTCGACCGAGTAGTAGAGCGGGTTGAACCTGGCGGCCGTCTGCAGCCACTCCGGCCCGAGCGAGACCGGCAGCATCATTCCGGCGAGCAGGGTCAGCGGCAGCGCGAAGAACTGGACGAGCTGCGACATGCCGTTCTCGTCGCGGATCGCCAGCGCCAGGCCGTAGGAGAGGCTGGCGGCGAACAGGCCGGTCGCGGCCATGAGCAGCAGCATCAGGCCCAGGGCCGGCAGCGGCAGCCGCAGGCCCATCAGCACGGCCACCCCCATCACCAGGAGCGCCTGCAGGACGAGGACGAGCATGTCCTTCATCACGCGGCCGAGGATGATCGCCGGACGCCAGGCCTGGCTGACCGCGAGCCGCTCCAGCACCCCGTTGCGGGTCTCATTGATCATGCTGAAGCCGGTGAACAGCGAGCCGAACAGGGCGATCATCATCATCGCGCCGGGCGTGAAGACCCTCAGCGCGTCGACCAGCGTCCCGCCCGGGACCATCCCGGTCAGCAACGGGGCGAACAGCAGCAGATAGAGCACGGGTTGCAGGATGCCGAACAGCGGCCAGACCGGGTTGCGGCGGACGTTGCCGAGCTCGTAGCCGAAGAACAGCATGGTGTGTCGGAACATGGGGGGTCCTAACGGGGTCAGGCGGCGTCGCGGAGGGAGCGGCCGGTGTGCCGCAGGAAGACGTCGTCGAGCGTGGCCCGGTCGAGGGAGATCGACCGGATCGCCAGGCCGCCGGTCTCCAGGGCGCGGAGCAGGGCGGGCAGGTTGTGCTCGCCGTCGTCGAGGTAGGCGCGCAGGCAGTCGTCCTCCGGCCGGGTCTCCTTGATGTAGGGCTGGGCGTTCAGGAGCTCCCCGGCGGCGGCCAGGTTGTCGAGCCTGAGCGTGACGACGTCGCCCGCCACCTCCTGCTTGAGCCTGTCGGGGGTGCCCTCGGCGACGATCAGGCCGTGGTCGACGATGACCAGCCGGTCGCAGAGCGCGTCGGCCTCGTCCAGGTAGTGGGTGGTCAGCAGCACGCTGGTGCCCTGGTCGCGCAGGCTGCGGACCTCGTCCCAGAGGTTGGCGCGGTTCTGCGGGTCCAGGCCGGTGGTGGGCTCGTCCAGGAAGACCAGCGGCGGCCGGTTCACCAGACCGATGGCCAGCGCGAAGCGCCGCTTCTGCCCGCCGGACAGCGACCTCACCGGGCGGTCGGCGATCTCGGTGAGGCTGAAGGTCTCCAGCAGCTCGGCGGCGCGGGTGTGCGCCTGGCTCCGGGAGAGCCCGGACAGGCGCGCAGACAGCAGCAGGCTCTCCCGGCCGGGGGCGTTGTCGTCCACGCCCCCGGCCTGGCTGACGTAGCCGATCCGCTCCCTGACCTTCGCGGCCTCCCTCACCACGTCGTGCCCGGCCACCCGGGCGGTGCCGGCGGTGGGGGCGGTGAAGGTGGCCAGCATCCGGACGGTGGTGGTCTTGCCCGCGCCGTTCGGGCCGAGGACGGCGAAGATCTCGCCCTCGCCGACGCTCAGGTCGATGCCCCGGACGGCCTCGACCTCCTCTGTCCTGCCTCGTCCGCGTCTGGCGGTGAAGGTCTTGCACAGGCCGTGCGCTTCGATGATCATCTTTCTCCGTTCCGGAGCGGGGGGTGGGGCCGGAGAGCCGCGCTCCCCGGCAGGGGTGAGGAAGGAGCGGTGGTCCCCGGCAGGGGTGAGGAGGGAGCGGTGGCCTCCGGCGGGGCAAGGAAGAGGATGGACCCTCTGGCCGGGGGAGGCTCAACCGGTTTTCCGGGGCCCGGCGGCTCTCCGGGGGCGGGCGCCCCTCAGGGGAGCTCGCCGTTCTTGACCTTCTCGGCGGCTCCGTCGACCCAGGCCAGCTGGGCCTTGAGCTGGAGGATGTTGAGCCGCAGGCATTCGTCGATGTGCCGGGGGGCGCCGTAGGCCTGCTTGCCGCCGATGGCGCGCTCGGTCATCCCGATGGCGAACTGGAGCTGGGCGGCCCTGGCCTCCATCGCCGAGGCCAGCTCGGCGGGCGAGAGCCGGTCCATGAAGGTGATCGCCACCTGGAACGGGTCCACGATCGGCTTGATCTCCCACCAGTGGCTGAGCAGGTGACGCCCGAACTCGGCCCGGCCGACGTCGGTGATCGCGTAGAGGGTCTTGCCACCTTTGCCTTCCTCCATCCGATCCAGCAGGCCCTCGTCGGCCATCTTGCCCAGCCCGTGGTAGATCGAGCCGTAGGCCACGTTGGCCCAGTGCTGGGTGCCCATGAGTTCGAGGCGGCGCCGTACCTCGTAGCCGTGGAGCGGGCCGTCGAGCAGCACGCCGAGAAGTAGAACACGGGTGGAAGACATATCCAAATTTTTATTAAAATTTGTATACAGTGTCAACCATGCGAGAGATCAGGCGTGACGACGACGGCGCCCTGCTGGGCTTCCTGCGGCCGGTGGACGGCGGATGGGAGCCGCTGACCGTGTTCGGCTACCCGCTGGGAGGGGCGCGCCCTGAGGGGGAGGCCGCCGAGGAGGTCCACCGGTCGGGGCTGGAGGTGCTGATGCGGCCGTGGGAGTTCCTGGAGGACGGCGAGTGGTACCGGTGCGTGATCCTGGAGGCCGCCGCCGGCGAGATCAGGATCCGCCCGAACGACCATCGCTACCCCCACGACGTCTACGCCCTGACGCTGGAGCGCCCCGGACCCGCCACGTTCCGCCCTCGGTAGCCGGGAGTGACCGGAGTAAGGTGACCTGCATGTCTGCACGACCGACCGCGCTGGTCACCGGAGCCTCCCGAGGGGTCGGGGCCGCCGTCGCGCATGCCCTGGCTCCCACCCACGACCTGCTGCTCGGCGGCCGCGACGTCGACGCGCTGGCCAAGGTCTGCGCGGGCCTGCCGCACGCGCGGCCCTGGCCGGTGGAGCTCACCGCCGTCACCGAGGCCGACGTCGCCGGGATCGACCGGCTCGACGTCCTCGTGCACAGTGCCGGGGTGGTGACGCTGGGGCGGATCGCCGAGACCCCCGCCGAGGTCTGGCGGCGGACGATGGAGATCAACGTGGTCGCGGTGGCCGAGCTGACCCGGCTGCTGCTGCCCGCGCTGCGCGCGGCCGGCGGCCACGTGGTGGCGGTCAACTCGGGGGCGGGACAGCGGGCCAACCCCAACTGGGGGTCCTACGCGGCCAGCAAGTTCGCGCTGCGGGCCTTCGCCGACGCGCTCCGGCTGGAGGAGCCCGGCCTCAGGGTGACCACGGTCTACCCCGGGCGGATCGACACCGACATGCAGCGCGGCGTGCGGGCCCAGGAGAACGGGACCTACGAGCCGGAGAAATACCTGGCCCCCGAGTCGGTGGCCCGGGCGGTGGCGGCGGCCGTGACGGCCTCTCCCGACGCCCACGTCACCGAGATCACCGTCCGCCCGACGGCCGGGCCCGCGAGCTGAGCACCGGGCCCGGGCGCCGGAGGGGCGCGGGGCCGCGCTCCGGAGCGGATCCCGGCCCTGAGGCGGGGCCGTGTCCCGGGGCGGGGCGGGGTCCGCGCGCCGAAGGGGGCGCGGGTTCGCCAATGAATGACCCCATTCACAATAATGGAGGGGTGTTCGACGAGATGTGGGGTGCCATCGCGCACCTCGGACGTGACGGCCGGACCCGGGGCTACCTGCGCGACGCGTGGTCGCCCGCCGATCTGGAGCTCCGCCAGTGGTTCCGTCAGGAGGCCGCCGGAAGGGGCCTCGACCTGCGAGAAGACCGAAACGGCAACCTGTGGGCCTGGTGGGGTGACCCGTCGGGCAGACCGGGCGTCGTCACGGGCAGCCACCTCGACTCGGTGCGGCAGGGCGGCGCCTTCGACGGCCCCCTCGGCGTCGTGTCCGCCTTCGCCGCCCTCGACGCCCTGCGGGCCAGGGGGTTCGAGCCCGCCCGCCCGCTGGGGGTGGCCTGTTTCACCGACGAGGAGGGCGCCAGGTTCGGCGTCCCCTGCATGGGCTCCCGGCTGCTCACCGGCGCGCTCGACCCCGACCGGGCCCGCGGCCTGACCGACGACGGGGGCGACTCGATGGCCGAGGTGCTGCGCCGGGCCGGACGCGACCCCGGCGAGCTGGGCCGCGACGACGAGACCCTCGGGCACGTCGGCGTCTTCGTGGAGCTCCACGTCGAGCAGGGCCAGGCGCTGGTCCACCAGGACGCCCCGGTCGGCGTGGCCGCCGCCATCTGGCCGCACGGCCGCTGGCGGTTCGACTTCCGCGGTCAGGCCAACCACGCCGGCACCACCCGGCTGGAAGACCGCGACGACCCGATGCTGCCCTTCGCCCGGACCGTGCTGCGCGCCCGCGAAGCCGCCGAGCGGGGCGGTGTGGTGGCCACCTTCGGCAAGCTCCGGGTGTCGCCCAACAACGCCAACGCCGTCCCCGGGCTGGTCAGCGCCTGGCTGGACGCCCGGGGCGGCGACGAAGCCGCGGTCCGGGCGCTGGTCGCCGAGCTGAGCGAGTTCTCCGGGGCCGAGGTCAGCGCCGAATCGTGGACCCCCGTCGTCGACTTCGACGTGGTCCTGAGGGAGCGGATCGCCGCCGTCCTGGGGGATGTGCCCGTCCTGCCGACCGGGGCCGGTCACGACGCCGGGATCCTGGCGTCCGCGGGCGTGCCCAGCGCGATGGTGTTCGTACGCAATCCAACGGGAATCTCACACTCCCCTGAGGAACACGCCGAGATGTCTGACTGCCACGCGGGGGTCGCCGCCCTCGCCACCGCCCTGGAGGAGCTGTGCCGGAGCTGAACTACTGGTGCGAGCTGGCCTGGCTGCCGCCCGGCGAGGTCGTCGCGGGGGTGCTTGTCCGGATCTCGGGCTCCCGCATCGAGGAGATCACACCGGGCATGGCCGACCCTCCCGCGGGGGCCGTCCGGCTCGACGGGCTGACCGTCCCCGGGCTGGCCAACGCGCACTCCCACGCCTTCCACCGGGCCCTGCGCGGGGTGACGCAGCGGGAGAAGGGCAGCTTCTGGACCTGGCGTGAGCAGATGTACGGCGTGGCCGCGACGCTGGACCCCGACTCCTACCTCAGACTGGCCAGGGCCACCTTCGCCGAGATGGCGCTGGCCGGGATCACCGGTGTCGGGGAGTTCCACTACCTGCACCACGGCCCGGGGGGCAGGCCGTACGACGATCCGAACGTCATGGGGCACGCGCTCGTCCAGGCCGCGCGGGAGGCCGGGCTGCGCATCGCGCTGCTGGACACCTGCTATCTGAGCGGCGGCTTCGGCACCCCGCTGACCGGCACCCAGCTCCGCTTCGGCGACGGCGACGCCGACAACTGGGCCGTGCGGGTCGAGGCCCTCGCCGGTGCCTACCGGGGCGCGGAGGACGTGGAGGTCGGCGTGGCCGTCCACTCGGTCCGCGCGGTCCCCGCCGAGCAGATGCCGACGGTGAGCAGGTTCTCCCACCACCACGCGCTCCCGATGCACGTCCACGTCTCCGAGCAGCGCGCCGAGAACGCCGCCTGTGTGGAGATGTACGCCGCCAGCCCGGTCCAGGTGCTGACCGAGCACGGCGTGCTCGGCCCCCGCTCCACCGCCGTGCACGCCACCCACGTGTCCGATGTGGACATCGCGCTGCTCGGCCAGTCGGGCACCCACGTCTGCATGTGCCCGACGACCGAGCGCGACCTGGCCGACGGCATCGGCCCGGCCAGGCTGATGTTCGAGGCGGGCTCGCCGATCACACTCGGCTCCGACAGCCACGCGGTCATCGACCTGTTCGAGGAGGCCCGTGCGGTCGAGCTGGACGAGCGGCTGGCCAGCGAGCAGCGCGGTCACTGGACGGCCGCCGAGCTGCTCCAGGCCGCCACCGCCGCCGGACACGCCTCGCTGGGCTTCCCCGACGCGGGCACGCTCGTGCCGGGCGCGTGGGCCGACCTGGTGTCGGTGCGCCTCGACTCGGTCCGTACGGCGGGCGCCTCGCACAACGGCGCCTCGGAGACGGTGGTCTTCGCCGCGACGGCCGCCGACGTGCACTCGGTGATCTCGGGCGGCCGCCAGGTGGTCGTCGAGGGCCGGCACGTCCTCGGCGACGTGGGCGCGCTGCTCGGCGCGGCGGTCGCCGAGGCGCGGGGGGAGAGCGCATGAGCGTCCTTTTTGACCGGATCGGCCTGCTCTACACCGGTGACCCGGCGCGGGAGGAGATCGAGGACGCCGCCATGGTGGTCGACGGCGGCACGGTGGTGTGGACCGGAGCCGCCGGCACGGACCCCGGCGCCGACGAGCGCGTGGACGTGGGCGGGCGCTGCGTGATCCCGGGCTTCGTCGACAGCCACGCCCACCTGGTCTTCGCCGGGGACCGCACGGCGGAGTTCACCGCCCGCATGTCGGGGGAGCGCTACAGCGCCGGCGGCATCCGGACCACCGTCGCGGCCACCCGCGCGGCCGACGACGCCGCCCTCGCCGGGCGGACGGCCGCGCTGGTCGCCGAGATGCTCGCCCAGGGGACCACCACCGTCGAAATCAAGAGCGGCTACGGCCTCACGGTCGAGGACGAGCGCCGCTCCCTGGAGATCGCCCGCAGGTTCACCGGGGAGACCACCTATCTGGGCGCGCACGTCGTGCCTCCGGACGCCTCCTCCGCCGACGACTACGTCCGCACGGTCACCGGGGAGATGCTGCGGGCCTGCGCGCCGTACGCCAGGTGGGTCGACGTGTTCTGCGAGCGCGGCGCGTTCGACGCCGACCAGAGCAGGGAGATCCTGCTCGCCGGGGTCAAGGCCGGGCTGCTGCCCCGGGTCCACGCCAACCAGCTCGGGGAGGGCCCCGGCGCGCGGATCGCCGCGGAGGTGGGTGCCGCCTCGGCCGACCACTGCACCCACCTGACCGACGAGGACGTCTCGGCGCTGTCCTCGGCCGGGGTGGTGGCCACCCTGCTGCCCGGCGCGGAGTTCTCCACCCGCTCGCCCTACCCGGACGCGCGCCGCCTGCTGGCGGCCGGGGTGACCGTCGCGCTGGCCACCGACTGCAATCCCGGGTCCTCCTTCACCTCCTCCATGCCGTTCTGCGTGGCGCTGGCCGTCCGGGAGATGCGGATGACGCCGCTGGAGGCGGTCCGGGCCGCCACGTACGGCGGAGCCAGGGCGCTGCGCCGCGACGACGTCGGCACGCTGCGGGTGGGGGCCCGCGGTGATCTGGTGATCCTGGACGCCCCGTCCTACGTCCATCTGGCCTACCGCCCGGGGGTACCACTGGTGGCGCAGGTCTGGAAGGAGGGACGCCGCCTGGTTTGAAGCCGGTCCGCGAGGGCAGCCGCAATGCCTGTGACGTCACGTTCGAAGACATCCTCCTTAAGGAGGAAATTCAAAACCGTTCTCCGGACGTACTTTTTTAGGGAATCTTTGCCCTGATCCGAGCGTTGATTAGGCAAGCGACATGTCTGCACGCGCGGGGCCTTGGGCGAGCGTGCGGGCATGCCATAAGCAGGCGGAGCGAGGTGCCATCGGATGGCAAGGCCGACGGGGAATCGGACGCAGGATCAGCACGTCTCGGATCGAGACCTGCTCGGGACCTACCTGGCTGAGATCGGGCGGGTCCCCCTGCTCACCGCGGAGGAGGAGGTCGAGCTCGCCAAGCGGATCGAGGCGGGCCTCTTCGCGGAGCAGTTGCTGGACGGCGGACTGGCGGAGCCGCGGATCGCGGACGCCGCCGACGAGGAGCTCGAACGACTGGCTGTTTCGGGGCAGCGGGCCAAGGACGAATTCATCCAGGCCAATCTACGTCTTGTGGTGGCGGTCGCGCGCAAATACTCCGGAAGGGGAATGCCGCTGATCGATCTGGTCCAGGAGGGAAACCTGGGCCTGGTCCGGGCGGTCGAGAAATTCGATTACCGGCGCGGCTACAAGTTCTCCACATATGCCACCTGGTGGATCCGTCAGTCGGTGGGCCGCGCGATCCACGAGCAGGCCCGGCCGGTCCGGCTGCCCACCCACGCGGGTGAGCAGATGACCCGGCTGATGCGGGTCCGGCGCGACATGCTGGCCGAGTTCGACCAGGAGCCGACGGACGCCGACCTGGCCGCGGTGCTGGAGCTGCCGGTCGAGCGGGTCCGCGAGCTGCGCCGCTGGGCCTCCGACCCCGTCTCCCTCCAGCTCGGCGTCGGCGACGAGGACGAGACCGAGCTCGGCGACATGATCGCCGACGAGACGTGGGCCGACCCCGAGCAGCAGGCGATGGACATCCTGGAGCGTGAGCGCCTGGAGCAGTGGCTGACCGGGCTGGAGGGCCAGACCCGCGAGATGCTCCGCTGGCGCTACGGCCTCATGGACGGCCGCGAGCACACGCTGACCGAGGTCGGCGAGCGCTACGGCATCGGCCGAGACCGGGCCCGCCGCATCGAGCGCGACGCCCTGGCGCGGCTGCGGAAGATGGCCACGGCGGCCTGACCGTCCGCCGGTCCGGTACGGCCGCGCCGTACCGGACCGGATCTTCCCAGCCCTACCGGCCAGGTGGCCGGCGACCGCTGAGGTGGCCGGACCTCTTCCCGTCCCCGCGGGAGCCAGGGCCGCGTCCCCGGCCGTCCGCGCGGGGTCGGGGACGGGGCCCGGGTTCCGGGGACGTCAGGGCTTGGCGTACTTCTCCAGGTCGTCGAGGATCTTCCCGGCGGCGGTGACGCCGATGCCGAGCATCCAGGTCTCGTCGTCCACGTTGTGCGCCCTGCCGTCCTTGACCGCCGGCAGGTTCTTCCACAGGGGGCCGCCGGTGACCGCGGCCTGGCTCTGCGCCGCCTGGGCGCCGTAGGCGCTGTAGAAGAGCACGTCGCCGTCGGCCTGGGAGAGGTTCTCCTGGCTCAGCTCGCCGAAGCGCTTGTCCTGGGCGTCGGCCAGCCGCTGCGGCTCGGGACGGCCGAAACCGGCGTCGCCGACGACGATGCCGCTGAACGACTCGGGGCCGTACATCCGGATCTGGGTGGGCATGAAGCGCACGATGCTCACCTCGACCGCGTCGGAGCCGCCCAGGGAGCCGGCCCGCGCCTGGTAGTCGGCGAGGAGCTTGTCCGCCTGCGCCTTCTTCCCCAGGGCGTCGGCGTCGAGCAGGAGGTTCTCCTTCCAGGTGATCCCGACCTTCTCGGTGAACACGGTGGGCGCGATCTGGCTGAGCTTGCCGTAGAACTGCTCCTGCCGGAACTTCGTGCCGAGGATCAGG
This genomic interval carries:
- a CDS encoding PadR family transcriptional regulator translates to MSSTRVLLLGVLLDGPLHGYEVRRRLELMGTQHWANVAYGSIYHGLGKMADEGLLDRMEEGKGGKTLYAITDVGRAEFGRHLLSHWWEIKPIVDPFQVAITFMDRLSPAELASAMEARAAQLQFAIGMTERAIGGKQAYGAPRHIDECLRLNILQLKAQLAWVDGAAEKVKNGELP
- a CDS encoding ABC transporter substrate-binding protein, producing the protein MTFRTARAAAAVLLSTLALAACGSSGGGQAAEGPTRTIKHAMGETKVPESPKRVIVLDTDKLDTMVSLGLTPVGAAQASENQAWPKYLGSALDATKPVGTLQAPNLEAISALKPDLILGTKFRQEQFYGKLSQIAPTVFTEKVGITWKENLLLDADALGKKAQADKLLADYQARAGSLGGSDAVEVSIVRFMPTQIRMYGPESFSGIVVGDAGFGRPEPQRLADAQDKRFGELSQENLSQADGDVLFYSAYGAQAAQSQAAVTGGPLWKNLPAVKDGRAHNVDDETWMLGIGVTAAGKILDDLEKYAKP
- a CDS encoding ABC transporter permease, with the protein product MFRHTMLFFGYELGNVRRNPVWPLFGILQPVLYLLLFAPLLTGMVPGGTLVDALRVFTPGAMMMIALFGSLFTGFSMINETRNGVLERLAVSQAWRPAIILGRVMKDMLVLVLQALLVMGVAVLMGLRLPLPALGLMLLLMAATGLFAASLSYGLALAIRDENGMSQLVQFFALPLTLLAGMMLPVSLGPEWLQTAARFNPLYYSVEAGRSLFAGDLSDGTVPVAFGVFLVLGALALTWSVRSLRKLAG
- a CDS encoding MurR/RpiR family transcriptional regulator; translated protein: MGDALDRLLEGRRLSPVQRRIARYLDDHLAEAIFLSSVELAERAGVSQPSVTRFAMVLGFAGYPELRQALRPFVMGERSPSRANDLQTAIDVEIENLRRVREGLNDPSSIAELGAGLAGCEPLPVLGLRVSSGLATTFAYFARRIHPDVRLLTHGGSELADGLHAARRAGAGWLVAVVLPRYPAEAVQALADARELGLRTAVITDRPDVPFEADVILDAPVGERLVFDSHAAPLALAMVLVEAMADAAPLRTQARLEEYERMTDQAGVFVDRPATPR
- the hutI gene encoding imidazolonepropionase, which codes for MSVLFDRIGLLYTGDPAREEIEDAAMVVDGGTVVWTGAAGTDPGADERVDVGGRCVIPGFVDSHAHLVFAGDRTAEFTARMSGERYSAGGIRTTVAATRAADDAALAGRTAALVAEMLAQGTTTVEIKSGYGLTVEDERRSLEIARRFTGETTYLGAHVVPPDASSADDYVRTVTGEMLRACAPYARWVDVFCERGAFDADQSREILLAGVKAGLLPRVHANQLGEGPGARIAAEVGAASADHCTHLTDEDVSALSSAGVVATLLPGAEFSTRSPYPDARRLLAAGVTVALATDCNPGSSFTSSMPFCVALAVREMRMTPLEAVRAATYGGARALRRDDVGTLRVGARGDLVILDAPSYVHLAYRPGVPLVAQVWKEGRRLV
- a CDS encoding ATP-binding cassette domain-containing protein, coding for MIIEAHGLCKTFTARRGRGRTEEVEAVRGIDLSVGEGEIFAVLGPNGAGKTTTVRMLATFTAPTAGTARVAGHDVVREAAKVRERIGYVSQAGGVDDNAPGRESLLLSARLSGLSRSQAHTRAAELLETFSLTEIADRPVRSLSGGQKRRFALAIGLVNRPPLVFLDEPTTGLDPQNRANLWDEVRSLRDQGTSVLLTTHYLDEADALCDRLVIVDHGLIVAEGTPDRLKQEVAGDVVTLRLDNLAAAGELLNAQPYIKETRPEDDCLRAYLDDGEHNLPALLRALETGGLAIRSISLDRATLDDVFLRHTGRSLRDAA
- a CDS encoding sigma-70 family RNA polymerase sigma factor; this translates as MARPTGNRTQDQHVSDRDLLGTYLAEIGRVPLLTAEEEVELAKRIEAGLFAEQLLDGGLAEPRIADAADEELERLAVSGQRAKDEFIQANLRLVVAVARKYSGRGMPLIDLVQEGNLGLVRAVEKFDYRRGYKFSTYATWWIRQSVGRAIHEQARPVRLPTHAGEQMTRLMRVRRDMLAEFDQEPTDADLAAVLELPVERVRELRRWASDPVSLQLGVGDEDETELGDMIADETWADPEQQAMDILERERLEQWLTGLEGQTREMLRWRYGLMDGREHTLTEVGERYGIGRDRARRIERDALARLRKMATAA
- a CDS encoding SDR family oxidoreductase, which gives rise to MSARPTALVTGASRGVGAAVAHALAPTHDLLLGGRDVDALAKVCAGLPHARPWPVELTAVTEADVAGIDRLDVLVHSAGVVTLGRIAETPAEVWRRTMEINVVAVAELTRLLLPALRAAGGHVVAVNSGAGQRANPNWGSYAASKFALRAFADALRLEEPGLRVTTVYPGRIDTDMQRGVRAQENGTYEPEKYLAPESVARAVAAAVTASPDAHVTEITVRPTAGPAS
- a CDS encoding formimidoylglutamate deiminase, whose protein sequence is MPELNYWCELAWLPPGEVVAGVLVRISGSRIEEITPGMADPPAGAVRLDGLTVPGLANAHSHAFHRALRGVTQREKGSFWTWREQMYGVAATLDPDSYLRLARATFAEMALAGITGVGEFHYLHHGPGGRPYDDPNVMGHALVQAAREAGLRIALLDTCYLSGGFGTPLTGTQLRFGDGDADNWAVRVEALAGAYRGAEDVEVGVAVHSVRAVPAEQMPTVSRFSHHHALPMHVHVSEQRAENAACVEMYAASPVQVLTEHGVLGPRSTAVHATHVSDVDIALLGQSGTHVCMCPTTERDLADGIGPARLMFEAGSPITLGSDSHAVIDLFEEARAVELDERLASEQRGHWTAAELLQAATAAGHASLGFPDAGTLVPGAWADLVSVRLDSVRTAGASHNGASETVVFAATAADVHSVISGGRQVVVEGRHVLGDVGALLGAAVAEARGESA
- a CDS encoding allantoate amidohydrolase, with translation MWGAIAHLGRDGRTRGYLRDAWSPADLELRQWFRQEAAGRGLDLREDRNGNLWAWWGDPSGRPGVVTGSHLDSVRQGGAFDGPLGVVSAFAALDALRARGFEPARPLGVACFTDEEGARFGVPCMGSRLLTGALDPDRARGLTDDGGDSMAEVLRRAGRDPGELGRDDETLGHVGVFVELHVEQGQALVHQDAPVGVAAAIWPHGRWRFDFRGQANHAGTTRLEDRDDPMLPFARTVLRAREAAERGGVVATFGKLRVSPNNANAVPGLVSAWLDARGGDEAAVRALVAELSEFSGAEVSAESWTPVVDFDVVLRERIAAVLGDVPVLPTGAGHDAGILASAGVPSAMVFVRNPTGISHSPEEHAEMSDCHAGVAALATALEELCRS